From one Triticum urartu cultivar G1812 chromosome 3, Tu2.1, whole genome shotgun sequence genomic stretch:
- the LOC125547967 gene encoding uncharacterized protein LOC125547967, with protein MAQPPQWKAMYQYVAIRAHDGCARVEESVAAARRELASPLVLDTRNAAGSYTLLHSAMTHVEHASGCLSGVIFSMLVAELLALHGCGAVPSRPVAGIGDLRRDRDDHDEWLALSRLEAAREQARDALRGVEGTFTLLASVRFMLHSRTPDAAGRRQVMEEQLHAAAVELQAVVGSVANMSALAFLATQPAIRNRIQ; from the coding sequence atggcgCAGCCACCGCAATGGAAGGCGATGTACCAGTATGTGGCGATACGGGCGCACGACGGCTGCGCCCGCGTCGAGGAAAGTGTCGCCGCCGCGCGTAGGGAGCTGGCGTCCCCGCTGGTGCTAGACACCCGCAACGCTGCTGGGAGTTACACCTTGTTGCATTCCGCGATGACCCACGTCGAGCACGCATCCGGCTGCCTCTCCGGCGTCATATTCAGCATGCTGGTGGCCGAGCTCCTGGCGCTCCATGGCTGCGGGGCCGTCCCGTCGAGGCCGGTGGCTGGCATCGGTGACCTCCGCCGCGACCGCGACGACCACGACGAGTGGCTCGCTCTGAGCAGGCTCGAGGCCGCCAGGGAGCAGGCCCGGGACGCGCTCCGCGGGGTGGAGGGTACCTTCACCCTCCTGGCCTCCGTCCGGTTCATGCTTCACAGCCGGACCCCCGACGCTGCCGGGCGCCGGCAAGTCATGGAAGAGCAGCTCCACGCCGCCGCCGTCGAACTCCAGGCCGTGGTGGGCAGCGTGGCCAACATGTCCGCGCTGGCCTTCTTGGCCACCCAGCCCGCCATCCGCAACCGCATCCAGTGA